The Arachis hypogaea cultivar Tifrunner chromosome 19, arahy.Tifrunner.gnm2.J5K5, whole genome shotgun sequence genome has a window encoding:
- the LOC112779582 gene encoding thymidine kinase a-like — MASFKHPTPFISGKDRYPSGEVHVIVGPMFAGKTSSLLRRIESEVDNGRNVAMLKSSKDTRYAIDSVVTHDGIRFPCWALQDLMSFQEKYGHDAYRKLDVIGIDEAQFFEDLYEFCCKAADEDGKIVIVAGLDGDYLRKSFGSVLHIIPLADTVTKLTARCELCCKRAFFTLRKTQETQTELIAGSDVYMPVCRYHYINSEVVTETSKNVLESVKCNNDSLLDVATSF, encoded by the exons ATGGCTTCCTTCAAGCACCCAACTCCCTTTATCTCCGGCAAGGATCGTTACCCTTCTGGCGAGGTCCATGTTATTGTTGGTCCCATGTTTGCAGGAaaaacttcttcccttcttcgCCGTATCGAATCCGAAGTTGACAATGGCAG AAACGTGGCTATGTTAAAATCAAGCAAGGATACAAGATATGCCATTGACTCGGTTGTGACACATGATGGGATTAGATTTCCTTGTTGGGCATTGCAAGATCTGATGTCATTCCAAGAAAAATATGGTCATGATGCTTATCGAAAG TTGGATGTGATTGGTATAGATGAAGCTCAATTTTTTGAGGACCTATATGAGTTCTGCTGCAAGGCTGCTGATGAAGATGGTAAAATTGTGATTGTTGCTGGCCTGGATGGTGATTACTTGAG GAAAAGCTTTGGTTCTGTGCTTCACATAATACCGCTTGCTGATACTGTAACCAAGTTGACAGCTCGATGTGAATTATGCTGCAAGCGTGCTTTCTTCACTCTCAGGAAGACACAAGAGACACAAACTGAACTGATTGCTGGTTCTGATGTCTACATGCCAGTGTGCCGATATCACTATATTAACAGTGAAGTTGTCACTGAAACTTCAAAGAATGTGTTGGAATCTGTCAAATGCAACAATGATTCACTTCTTGATGTAGCCACAAGCTTTTAG
- the LOC112776167 gene encoding F-box/kelch-repeat protein At3g23880-like: MESRRPPTQLRQPPYLPENVIMLILLWLPLKTLMQFKCVCRSWNSLISSPVFVKLKYLRSPKGANIMLTIEYLHDPQHHIIRAVPCSVPSLLNSRLSAASVYSSFPIMDDYWVVGTCHGLVCLAGPIWDSEDSTDEFWVKIWNPVTRIASGRSPILPCNSFVSLELGFGYDYKNEAYKVVALITSLEAEKDSEKCQVKVYTMGDSGWRDKGSFPALPIAGRIRNKNDGIYITGTLNWLALRNFEGDNAWEDVTALDQVEIVSLDLGEETYKHFALPDGLDERPILTPVLGVLNEYLYLCHDYDTTNFVLWQMKEFGNARSWTLLLNVTNEHLQLDSFFLVSEVFPLVPMCMSENGDVVLILSAEDIAVIQYDFKDDRVERHAIPRGEVWIQPKDYTESLVLPL; this comes from the coding sequence ATGGAGAGTCGTCGTCCCCCCACTCAGCTGCGGCAACCACCATACCTCCCTGAGAATGTGATAATGTTGATCCTCTTATGGCTTCCTCTCAAAACCCTGATGCAGTTCAAGTGCGTCTGCCGTTCCTGGAACTCCCTCATCTCCAGCCCGGTGTTCGTCAAACTGAAATATCTCAGATCACCGAAAGGCGCCAACATCATGTTAACCATAGAATATTTGCATGATCCTCAACACCATATCATCCGTGCAGTCCCCTGCTCCGTTCCTTCTTTGCTTAATTCCCGCCTGTCAGCCGCTTCCGTATACAGTTCTTTCCCGATAATGGATGATTACTGGGTTGTAGGTACATGCCATGGCTTGGTCTGTCTCGCTGGCCCTATTTGGGACTCGGAGGATTCCACTGATGAGTTCTGGGTCAAGATTTGGAACCCGGTAACACGAATTGCATCTGGAAGATCTCCAATtttaccctgcaattcctttgtgTCGTTAGAGTTAGGTTTCGGTTATGATTACAAAAATGAAGCTTACAAGGTGGTGGCTCTCATCACGAGTTTGGAGGCTGAAAAGGATTCTGAGAAATGTCAGGTGAAAGTTTACACAATGGGAGATTCTGGTTGGAGAGACAAGGGAAGCTTCCCTGCTCTTCCAATTGCAGGAAGAATTAGGAACAAAAATGATGGAATATATATAACTGGCACCCTTAATTGGTTGGCGTTGCGCAACTTCGAGGGTGATAATGCATGGGAAGATGTCACCGCTCTTGATCAAGTGGAGATAGTTTCTCTTGATTTGGGGGAAGAGACATACAAACATTTTGCGCTCCCTGATGGTCTTGATGAACGCCCCATACTTACGCCTGTTCTTGGGGTTTTGAACGAATATCTGTACCTCTGTCATGATTACGACACCACCAACTTTGTTTTGTGGCAAATGAAGGAGTTTGGAAATGCGAGATCTTGGACTCTATTGCTCAATGTTACAAATGAGCATCTTCAACTAGATAGCTTTTTCCTTGTATCAGAGGTGTTTCCACTCGTGCCCATGTGCATGTCTGAGAATGGTGATGTTGTGCTGATCTTAAGCGCAGAAGATATAGCAGTAATTCAGTATGATTTCAAAGATGATAGAGTAGAACGGCATGCAATTCCCAGAGGAGAAGTGTGGATCCAACCGAAAGATTATACTGAAAGCTTGGTTCTGCCTCTGTGA